One genomic region from Pyxicephalus adspersus chromosome 1, UCB_Pads_2.0, whole genome shotgun sequence encodes:
- the LOC140321845 gene encoding uncharacterized protein — protein sequence MLCSLHTSQLLEESSLCLVDYVRMAAVSQSQPLRQPCLYHSHSKVVINVKKPLWPVHMSCKQVALEMFSLCSQLDVVIRGEVQQLQEQVADDISFGESDIFHTLGSEILESMKECLTHLPEPTPCLEDYLDTSGLSLLFPRVEVYIIHERPIDILERPPMDDYFAHIGKLNQLLVLSQQLEDDVKHLGSHKYVAHQLSVLYKVLSYFNGCLYLDVLKRDIETNFKSVKTALSTFDGTRQEPLLPAYLQTWLLGLTQTIITTVSLLPEELTSEIMPVLAYSLSY from the exons ATGCTTTGTTCTCTGCATACATCTCAGCTTTTAGAAGAATCCTCCCTTTGCTTGGTGGATTATGTAAGGATGGCTGCTGTGAGCCAGTCTCAGCCCCTGCGCCAGCCATGCCTCTACCATTCACATAGTAAAG TTGTTATCAATGTGAAGAAACCTCTATGGCCAGTACATATGAGCTGCAAGCAGGTGGCTCTGGAGATGTTCTCGCTGTGTTCACAGCTTGATGTTGTCATCCGAGGTGAAGTACAGCAG CTTCAAGAGCAAGTTGCAGATGATATCAGCTTTGGAGAATCTGACATATTTCACACTCTGG GTTCAGAAATTCTTGAAAGCATGAAAGAATGTTTGACCCACTTACCTGAACCAACACCATGTCTCGAG GACTACCTGGACACTTCAGGCTTATCTCTCCTTTTTCCAAGGGTGGAAGTGTACATTATACATGAAAGACCTATTGATATTTTGGAGAGACCTCCAATGGATG attactTTGCTCATATAGGAAAACTTAATCAGCTTCTGGTTTTAAGCCAACAGCTGGAAGATGATGTGAAGCATCTAGGAAGTCATAAATACGTAGCCCATCAGTTGTCAGTACTGTAT AAAGTACTCAGTTATTTTAATGGGTGCCTCTATCTAGACGTCCTGAAGAGAGACATTGAAACCAACTTTAAGTCGGTAAAGACTGCACTTTCTACATTTGATGGCACAAGACAAGAGCCACTTTTACCAGCATATTTGCAAACGTG gttGCTGGGCTTAACACAGACAATTATTACAACTGTTTCCCTGCTCCCTGAAGAACTAACGAGTGAAATAATGCCAGTTCTGGCTTATTCTTTGTCATATTAA
- the LOC140331554 gene encoding putative GTP-binding protein 6, with product MFIRGLLRLVRAGHTVRGLSVAPRYPSLVLPFLGCARLQGLGFRTLWSSPPCRNAGSWDGGDNGEWSSDEEDEELEELLVSESAALQGAHNVLIIHPDVKWGIKKPRDTTAELLIAEAEALILSIPEWIVVEKLIISTKAPDKKCIFGKGNIQALTEKIKRTPHITAVFLNVERLSALSEVMLDFMKLLITKPKTSDTFYIFLCCAVFICY from the exons ATGTTTATCCGCGGCTTGCTGAGGCTGGTGAGGGCAGGTCACACCGTGCGGGGGCTCAGTGTGGCCCCTCGGTACCCCAGTCTCGTGCTGCCATTCCTCGGCTGTGCCCGGCTACAAGGCCTCGGGTTCCGCACACTCTGGAGTAGCCCGCCGTGCAGGAATGCAGGGAGCTGGGATGGAGGGGATAACGGGGAGTGGAGCTCGGACGAGGAGGACGAGGAATTGGAGGAGCTGCTGGTCTCTGAGTCGGCCGCCCTCCAAGGAGCGCATAATGTTTTAATCATACATCCAGACGTGAAATGGGGGATAAAGAAACCGCGAGACACCACTG ctgAACTTCTGATTGCTGAAGCAGAGGCTCTAATACTCAGCATTCCTGAGTGGATAGTTGTGGAAAAACTTATCATATCTACAAAAGCACccgataaaaaatgtatatttggaaAAGGAAACATTCAGGCCCTCACAG aaaagatTAAAAGAACTCCTCATATCACTGCAGTGTTTTTGAATGTTGAAAGGCTGTCTGCTTTGAGTGAGGTAATGTTGGATTTTATGAAACTCCTAATAACTAAACCAAAGACAAGTGAtacgttttacatttttctgtgctgTGCTGTGTTCATATGTTATTGA